ATTGTGCCTACTGCACCAATTGGTGTTGGGAATGCGGCCGCATTCTGAGGCGTTATGCCTGCCACAGCTATATCCATATACTTTGCCGTTCCCCACGTTGAAGGCGATATAACGGCTGTATAAACCACGCGCATCGTGAAAGACGTTTCATCCAGCTGCAGCCTGCCGGATGCGTCCCATACTCGCATCCCAGAACTCATTCGGTCAGGTCTCCTATTTGCACGCGCTTAACACCAGCTACATCCCAGAACCGCAACGACCGATTTGTCATCATCGATCTGCCCTGCCCCGGCACCACGCCGTTGATTTCAAAGGTTCCGTCGAAGAACAACTTCCAACCGGAAGTGCCCGCCACGTAATTGTTCGACTGGATGTAGTTGCCAATTTTTGCGTTAGTAATCGTCCCGTCCTGGATAAATGCAGAACTTATGAAGGTCTGCCCACCCGACACGGCGAACGGCGACACCGGCGAACCATTGGCGAGGTTCAGCAACATGAACGTGTCAGCCCTGACCACGAATTGCGACGACACACCGGATGGGTCGACCTGTAGGCCAAGACCAAACGAAGCGGCGTACTTCTGCCCACCAGAGGTGGTTTCCATCTTCACCGACCACAAGGTCTGCAATTTCCCGTTGGTGTTGGCCAGCGCTGAAGACGTCTCCTGAATGGCGGAGGTGTTCTGCCCGACAGTTGCTTCCAGCTTTGTCGTTTTCGTTGCCTCAGCCTCGATCGCCGTCGCCCTGACCTTGCTTTCCTGCACGATCGCCGCAGTGCTGGACCAGCCCTTCAGTGCATCTGCCTTCGCCCCACTACCACTGTCCTCGCGAGCAGAAGCCCGCAATGCATTGGTGGTGCTGGCTTGGGCGGTAACCAAGCCGTCCAGCTCGGTAATGTCGGTGGTGTTGGTGTTGACCTGCTGGGCCAGTCCGCTGACTGTCTCCACCGATTGACCCACGTCCAGCCAGTAAGTGGTGTTGGGCGGCGGGTTGTTGACAGGAACCTGCACCTTCGCCTGGTAGATGCGATCCGCCTCCACCACCATCTGCCCTTTTAGGTAGACCTGAGTGGGAACGTAGCCACCCAGGGCATCCAGTTCGTCGATCTGGTCCTGCAGGCCATCCAGTTCGGTGATGAGGTCCTGACCGAGTTGAGTTTTGCTGATCTTACCGGCCAGCATGTTGAGAATCGGCCCGGCGTCCGAACTTGCCTGGCCCATCACCCCATTGACCACCGGATAGAAAGGACCGATGTTGCCGGTACGGTCGACCAGGCGCGCCCAGAAGAACAGCGTGGCGCCCGCCAGCAGTTGCTGCATACGGTAATCGGCCTGCGGATATGCCAGGTCGGCCAGCTTCGTTGCCGCCGGCAAGCTGTTCGCCGGGCCATACCACAGCTCAGTGCGCTGGGTGTCCTCGGCACCAGCAGGGAAGCCCCATTTGATGCCGATGCCGAACAGTTCGCTGGTGGTGGTCAGGAACGACACCGCAGGTGGCAAGCCAACCTTCCCTTCCAGGTTGGTCAGCATGGAGTTTTTCCACACCGACGAGATTTCGAAGGCGCTGACTGCTCGCACTCGGGCCAGGTATGCACCCAAGTAGATGCCAGTGACATCCACGCTCGTCGAGCCCGTGCGCTGCACCTTGATCCAGTTCCCGTTGTCCTTGCGCCACTCCGCTTCATACGCAACAGCGCCAGTGACAGCGGGCCACGAGATGTTCATGGTGCTGATGGCAATGCCCTGGTTGATGGCATAGCTCGACGTGAGCGTGACGCTGGCCGGCGCGGGTACTACGGTGATAGGGATAACGCTAATCGGGCGCTCTTCCAGGCGCGCGCCGGTGTCGATGTGCGCAAACTTGCTCGGGTCGTACTGAACAGCTGATATTTCAAACACGCCAGGCTCTGGCCGGGCCACGCTCACCACGCGGTACAGCGGGATGGCCAGGTCGTCAGCATCCAGCGCCCACACCAGCTCAGGTTCAGGCGTAACCGAATAGGCCACAGTGACGGTGACCTGCCGGCCGCTGACCAGTTGCACGGTGCGCCCCTCGCACTTGCCGTCTGGCAGGTTGAGGATCAGTCGGTCGCCTGGTTTTGCCTGGGTGTCGCGGTCCAGAGTGATGACCTTACCGTTCACCGCCGAGATGCGCCCACCCACAGGTCGGCCGGCCAGCAGTTCATCAGCGATCGGGATCACATACCCAGGCAGCGGGATACGCCCGTCCAGGCCGACCTTGAAAGTAACCGCCCGGTCCTTGGAGTTGGTCAGTAGCGCCCACTTACCGCGGCGCTGAGCCTCGGATTCGCGGGTGCAACCGATGGCGCTGATCTCCAGCGGGTTATCGCCGTAGCGCCGCTGAAGTTTCTGGTCGGTCACCGCCGTGACGTCGGTGTCATAGTTGTTCAGCGGGTTGTCGTAGCTGACCAGGGCGCGGGTATAGCGGGTGCGCTCTGAAGCGCTTGAGTAAGTGAACTTCCCGTCGATCACGTTCGCGCGGGTGTAGGCGAAGTCAAAATCGGTTG
Above is a genomic segment from Pseudomonas sp. R5-89-07 containing:
- a CDS encoding host specificity protein J translates to MGAASKIDIHGAKGGEEKPKTPTEAPDSLRSVAIAKMLIAIGEGEFEGTPTARDIYLDNTPLQDPQGNMNFPNVKWEWRTGAVDQTYIQGIPSVENETTINTELRSGTPWVRAISNTQLSAVRVRFAWPALQAVDAANNINGYRIEYKVEVATDGGSYQQVLSEAVDGKTTTVYERTRRIDLPKATTGWLMRITRLTINQNNNKISDTMQIAGFTEVIDAKIRYPNTALLYIEFSAEQFRSIPAVTVETKLKKVQVPSNYDPVARSYSGVWDGTFKQAWTDNAVWMTYDITTADRFGLGRRIKPWMVDKWELYRISQYCDQLVPDGKGGQEPRFICNLNLQSKADAWSLLRDISAIYRGMTYWAQGQVFTLSDMPRATDFDFAYTRANVIDGKFTYSSASERTRYTRALVSYDNPLNNYDTDVTAVTDQKLQRRYGDNPLEISAIGCTRESEAQRRGKWALLTNSKDRAVTFKVGLDGRIPLPGYVIPIADELLAGRPVGGRISAVNGKVITLDRDTQAKPGDRLILNLPDGKCEGRTVQLVSGRQVTVTVAYSVTPEPELVWALDADDLAIPLYRVVSVARPEPGVFEISAVQYDPSKFAHIDTGARLEERPISVIPITVVPAPASVTLTSSYAINQGIAISTMNISWPAVTGAVAYEAEWRKDNGNWIKVQRTGSTSVDVTGIYLGAYLARVRAVSAFEISSVWKNSMLTNLEGKVGLPPAVSFLTTTSELFGIGIKWGFPAGAEDTQRTELWYGPANSLPAATKLADLAYPQADYRMQQLLAGATLFFWARLVDRTGNIGPFYPVVNGVMGQASSDAGPILNMLAGKISKTQLGQDLITELDGLQDQIDELDALGGYVPTQVYLKGQMVVEADRIYQAKVQVPVNNPPPNTTYWLDVGQSVETVSGLAQQVNTNTTDITELDGLVTAQASTTNALRASAREDSGSGAKADALKGWSSTAAIVQESKVRATAIEAEATKTTKLEATVGQNTSAIQETSSALANTNGKLQTLWSVKMETTSGGQKYAASFGLGLQVDPSGVSSQFVVRADTFMLLNLANGSPVSPFAVSGGQTFISSAFIQDGTITNAKIGNYIQSNNYVAGTSGWKLFFDGTFEINGVVPGQGRSMMTNRSLRFWDVAGVKRVQIGDLTE